In a single window of the Thermotoga sp. KOL6 genome:
- a CDS encoding FprA family A-type flavoprotein: MPKVRMRQIFNDPEIYILRVDDDRIRFFEAVWEIPEGISYNSYLVKTKDANILIDGWKRNYTGEFLTTLSKLIDLKDITHIIVNHTEPDHSGTLPSILEANENKAKIITSNFGKRLLEGFYGVKEVDVVADGEEREIGGKTFKFIMTPWLHWPDTMVTYLDGILFGCDVGGGYSLPGMLDDSDETVVEEYLSYVTKYIVTVIGHYKDYILEGVKKLSQFEIKALLPGHGLIWKRDPQKLIKHYLNVAKGISNRKKVTIIYDSMYGFVENVMVKVIESLKAEGITPVVYKFSDDESPAISNVLKDIPDSSALIFGISTYEADLHPLMRYTIYEISDKANYEKPVLVFGVHGWAPSVERKTRELLKGTKYKVLSFVEMKGANINENEVNEALKKLLKELE; this comes from the coding sequence GTGCCGAAAGTTCGTATGAGACAAATTTTTAACGACCCTGAGATCTACATTCTGAGAGTAGATGATGATCGAATAAGATTTTTTGAAGCGGTTTGGGAGATCCCCGAGGGAATCAGTTACAATTCGTACCTTGTGAAAACAAAAGACGCTAACATACTGATAGACGGTTGGAAGAGAAATTACACAGGAGAGTTTCTTACCACACTTTCAAAGCTCATAGACCTGAAAGATATCACACATATCATAGTGAATCACACGGAACCAGATCATAGCGGAACACTTCCCTCTATACTTGAAGCCAATGAAAACAAAGCAAAAATAATTACTTCTAACTTTGGGAAACGACTTCTGGAAGGTTTCTACGGAGTAAAAGAAGTTGATGTCGTAGCAGATGGTGAAGAAAGAGAAATTGGAGGAAAAACTTTCAAATTCATCATGACTCCTTGGCTTCACTGGCCCGATACGATGGTAACCTACCTAGATGGAATTCTCTTTGGCTGTGATGTGGGTGGAGGATATTCTCTTCCTGGTATGTTGGACGATTCAGATGAGACCGTGGTTGAGGAATATCTTTCATACGTTACCAAATACATTGTCACTGTGATAGGACATTACAAAGATTACATCTTAGAGGGTGTAAAAAAACTTTCTCAATTTGAAATAAAAGCTCTTCTTCCAGGTCATGGCCTCATTTGGAAAAGAGATCCTCAAAAACTCATAAAACATTATTTGAATGTTGCAAAGGGTATCTCCAACAGAAAGAAAGTGACTATCATTTATGACTCCATGTACGGATTCGTTGAAAACGTTATGGTAAAGGTGATCGAATCACTCAAAGCAGAAGGAATCACGCCGGTTGTCTACAAATTCTCTGACGATGAAAGTCCCGCAATAAGCAATGTATTGAAAGACATCCCAGACAGCTCTGCCTTGATCTTTGGAATCTCCACTTACGAAGCGGATCTTCATCCACTTATGAGATACACAATTTACGAAATCTCCGACAAAGCCAATTATGAAAAACCAGTTCTTGTTTTCGGCGTACACGGTTGGGCACCCTCCGTTGAGAGAAAAACAAGAGAGCTTCTGAAGGGTACGAAATACAAAGTTCTATCTTTTGTAGAAATGAAAGGCGCTAACATAAACGAAAATGAAGTAAACGAGGCACTAAAAAAGCTTTTAAAAGAATTGGAGTGA
- a CDS encoding N-acetyltransferase, whose amino-acid sequence MSYISKLAVFEGSVEIGYNVVIEDNVIVGKNVKIGNNVVIKEGTKIGDNCVIFDGAVLGKEPWKSSTSATTKEATGLSPLKIGNNVVIGANSVVYKGALLEDFVFVGDLAVIRERVTVGIASVVGKGVTIENETTIGKYVKIETNAYITAFSVVEDYCFVAPEVTFTNDNFLGRTEERKKFFKGPILKKGSRIGANATLLPGIVVGEDALVAAGAVVTRDVPARKIVMGVPAKVVGDVPENQLLENQSYYREEE is encoded by the coding sequence GTGTCTTATATATCCAAATTAGCAGTCTTTGAGGGAAGTGTGGAGATAGGTTACAACGTCGTTATAGAAGACAACGTGATCGTTGGTAAGAATGTGAAGATTGGAAACAACGTCGTCATAAAAGAAGGAACTAAAATTGGTGACAACTGTGTGATTTTCGATGGGGCGGTATTGGGAAAAGAACCTTGGAAATCTAGTACATCTGCTACTACGAAAGAGGCAACTGGATTATCGCCTTTGAAAATAGGCAACAACGTCGTGATAGGAGCGAATTCTGTTGTGTACAAAGGGGCTCTATTGGAAGACTTTGTTTTTGTCGGTGATCTTGCAGTGATAAGAGAGAGAGTAACCGTAGGAATCGCTTCCGTCGTCGGAAAAGGTGTAACGATCGAAAACGAAACAACCATAGGGAAATACGTGAAAATAGAAACGAATGCGTACATAACGGCTTTTTCCGTCGTGGAGGATTATTGTTTCGTTGCTCCTGAAGTTACTTTCACGAACGACAATTTTCTCGGTCGAACTGAAGAGAGAAAAAAATTCTTCAAGGGACCGATATTGAAGAAAGGTTCAAGAATCGGTGCAAATGCGACCCTTTTACCGGGCATCGTTGTAGGGGAAGATGCTTTGGTTGCAGCGGGAGCGGTTGTAACGCGAGATGTCCCAGCGAGAAAAATCGTGATGGGGGTACCGGCTAAAGTCGTTGGAGATGTACCGGAGAATCAACTTCTGGAGAATCAAAGTTACTACCGGGAGGAAGAATAA
- a CDS encoding glycosyltransferase family 2 protein produces the protein MGKCLLSVAMIVKDEEQNIRRALESAKSVVDEIVVVDTGSKDRTPEIASEYTDKLFFHEWKDDFSEARNFSLRFPTCEWVLILDADEEVSEDFKKNIRSFLESLPRDVNTVYLPTLSYLDWDFKRTEIASTPRIFRNGTVRYKNIVHNQPVYKPKVVHAPFVIYHYGYIWTRKLKKKKYERTATLIKKHLETAKNPAERIYYLVQLYKTELSIGKKSEANKIAWKTLEEIKKVGMIPPIGLEFFYLFGLTLVTNGFLEKGEELIDLALKAFPDNPDPYFAKMIIFERRSNWEKMYEYGKKFLEVLDFALNRMEKYEFTILSMKEIGIAHLLLCHACLKMKKWEEAYDHLLKAIEEDVDPSKLSITLRIISEIDEREEFQKSLKLVEKIAEHGENLFFDDIITKIAELDVRVPERLLRKVPLSKRISKLIVERLIRRKDLLLEYLTEGDLNSFVKKTGIPGLLLAFELLKGQESEGKIIRLLSKIEGDEKLSGVIQALTGDLYLKLGNFSEAVSRYRKAVELMPEIASFVKPVVEDLKTKLDPNTEGVYEELYRYFSGYKEFPFDLLDYAKEDAEKLYLISDHPIAVYASAVALFNKDKKKARELLESLEDITKLPFYYYRLAKIYEKDSPKKAFELHIKALKENEKLGDIVLGRYPYTELYPNQILPFMKQEDEIVWVGNITEKFSSLGVIHPIRIWKRKEDFYYSIPFPTDEALKLYKEREQKTYKEPPFKIKEEYVLEVLAESDIEDLFVNEKSPELISIVRDLGIEIKENSENYLLISGIERSLSLEELLVNSKRALLFFFVPNLDNREDPVWFYPAFRVLRTTAQMRKTLEKIGFSIKQLKTFGKNLRFAEVLRRKNQ, from the coding sequence ATGGGGAAATGCTTGCTTTCTGTTGCGATGATCGTGAAAGATGAAGAACAAAACATAAGAAGGGCACTGGAAAGTGCCAAGAGCGTCGTAGATGAGATTGTGGTGGTGGATACCGGCTCTAAAGATAGAACTCCTGAGATCGCAAGTGAGTACACCGATAAACTCTTCTTTCATGAATGGAAAGACGATTTCTCTGAAGCGAGAAATTTTTCACTGAGGTTTCCTACCTGTGAGTGGGTTCTCATTCTAGATGCTGATGAGGAAGTTTCTGAAGATTTCAAAAAGAACATTAGAAGCTTCCTTGAAAGTTTGCCTAGAGATGTGAACACCGTGTACCTTCCAACGTTGAGCTATCTTGACTGGGATTTCAAAAGAACGGAAATTGCTTCCACACCACGTATTTTTAGAAATGGAACGGTTCGTTACAAAAACATCGTACACAATCAACCAGTCTACAAGCCAAAGGTGGTTCATGCACCATTTGTGATATACCACTATGGCTACATCTGGACCAGAAAACTCAAAAAGAAGAAATACGAAAGAACCGCTACTCTCATAAAAAAGCATCTCGAAACGGCAAAGAATCCTGCTGAGAGGATATACTATCTCGTCCAGCTCTACAAAACAGAACTGAGCATTGGAAAAAAATCGGAAGCAAACAAAATAGCTTGGAAAACTTTGGAAGAGATCAAAAAAGTTGGAATGATACCGCCTATTGGCCTCGAATTTTTTTATCTGTTTGGTTTGACACTCGTCACCAATGGATTTCTTGAAAAGGGGGAGGAACTCATAGACCTTGCATTGAAAGCTTTCCCAGACAACCCAGACCCTTACTTCGCGAAGATGATAATTTTTGAGAGAAGATCAAATTGGGAGAAGATGTATGAATACGGAAAGAAGTTTCTGGAAGTACTTGATTTTGCTTTGAATAGAATGGAAAAATATGAGTTCACCATTCTAAGTATGAAGGAAATCGGAATAGCCCATCTGCTTCTGTGTCACGCCTGTTTGAAGATGAAGAAATGGGAAGAAGCCTACGACCATCTCTTGAAAGCGATAGAAGAAGACGTGGATCCTTCTAAACTTTCCATTACACTCCGTATCATTTCAGAAATAGACGAACGAGAAGAATTTCAAAAAAGTCTCAAACTTGTCGAAAAAATAGCAGAACATGGTGAAAACCTGTTCTTCGACGATATAATAACGAAGATCGCCGAACTCGATGTAAGAGTTCCCGAAAGATTGTTGAGGAAGGTTCCTCTCTCAAAAAGAATCTCGAAATTGATCGTAGAAAGGTTGATAAGAAGAAAAGATCTGCTACTGGAATATCTCACCGAAGGTGATCTGAACTCTTTTGTGAAAAAAACCGGAATTCCGGGACTTCTTCTTGCTTTCGAACTTTTGAAAGGCCAAGAGAGCGAAGGGAAGATTATCAGACTCCTCTCAAAGATAGAAGGCGACGAAAAACTATCAGGGGTAATCCAAGCGCTTACAGGAGATCTCTATCTCAAACTTGGAAACTTCTCCGAAGCCGTTTCTAGATACAGAAAAGCTGTAGAATTGATGCCAGAAATAGCAAGTTTCGTAAAACCCGTTGTGGAAGATTTGAAAACAAAACTCGACCCGAATACAGAAGGAGTCTATGAAGAACTTTATAGATACTTCTCCGGTTATAAAGAATTTCCTTTCGACCTCCTTGATTACGCAAAAGAGGATGCAGAAAAACTGTATCTCATCTCTGACCATCCTATAGCCGTCTATGCTTCTGCTGTTGCCCTATTCAACAAGGATAAAAAGAAAGCAAGAGAATTACTTGAAAGTTTGGAAGATATTACCAAATTGCCTTTTTACTACTATAGACTTGCGAAGATCTATGAAAAAGACTCTCCAAAGAAAGCCTTTGAACTACATATAAAGGCATTAAAGGAGAACGAAAAATTAGGAGACATCGTTCTGGGGAGATACCCATACACCGAACTTTATCCAAATCAAATTCTTCCTTTCATGAAACAAGAAGATGAAATCGTTTGGGTTGGAAACATCACGGAGAAATTTTCGAGTCTTGGAGTGATACACCCCATCAGAATTTGGAAGAGAAAAGAAGATTTCTACTATTCGATTCCGTTCCCAACTGATGAGGCGTTGAAGCTCTACAAGGAAAGAGAACAAAAAACTTACAAAGAACCTCCTTTTAAAATAAAAGAAGAGTATGTTCTCGAAGTACTTGCAGAGAGTGATATAGAGGATCTATTCGTGAACGAGAAATCTCCAGAATTAATTTCTATTGTGAGAGATTTGGGAATAGAGATAAAAGAAAACTCTGAAAACTACCTTCTGATTTCCGGGATAGAAAGGTCTCTGAGTCTCGAAGAATTATTGGTAAATTCGAAAAGAGCGCTTCTTTTTTTCTTCGTCCCCAATCTAGATAACAGAGAAGATCCTGTGTGGTTCTACCCCGCTTTCAGGGTGCTGAGAACGACCGCTCAAATGAGGAAAACGTTAGAGAAAATTGGATTCTCCATTAAACAGTTGAAAACTTTCGGAAAGAACCTAAGATTTGCAGAAGTACTCAGGAGGAAAAATCAATGA
- a CDS encoding flagellin: MRINHNISALNAWRNINQTQYSMSKTLERLSSGLRINRAGDDAAGLAISEKMRGQIKGLNMAIKNAQDAISLIQTAEGALTEVHSILQRMRELAVQAASDTNTDVDREQIQKEIDQLREEIDRIARTTEFNTKKLLDGKLESFRNEVDAKVVTGGNINVQLGTVSSAAIEGTYVIEVGQLNGSETSQLDVKITLFTASGSTSTITSITAGSATLGNINFTWTVAFDINDFGGALPSGEVVDSAVVRVEALNTSNSQLVFQIGANEGHNMVAGIDDMSSGALGLTTASLDVTTQDSAERSIMVIDAAIHRVSTARAALGAVQNRLEHTISNLGVAAENLTAAESRIRDADMAKEMMEFTKQQILLQSSMAMLAQANTLPQNVLQLMR; this comes from the coding sequence ATGAGAATTAACCACAACATAAGTGCATTGAACGCTTGGAGGAATATCAATCAAACACAGTACAGTATGAGTAAAACTCTTGAAAGACTTTCCTCTGGTCTCAGAATCAACAGGGCTGGAGATGACGCTGCTGGTCTTGCAATCAGTGAAAAGATGAGAGGCCAGATCAAAGGATTGAACATGGCTATTAAAAATGCTCAAGACGCAATTTCTTTGATCCAAACAGCAGAGGGAGCGCTTACAGAAGTCCACTCGATCCTTCAGAGAATGAGGGAACTCGCGGTTCAAGCTGCAAGTGATACAAACACAGATGTCGACAGAGAGCAGATTCAAAAGGAAATTGACCAACTCAGAGAAGAGATCGACAGAATCGCAAGAACAACCGAGTTCAACACCAAAAAACTACTCGATGGAAAGCTTGAAAGTTTCAGAAACGAAGTTGATGCCAAAGTTGTGACCGGTGGAAATATAAATGTGCAACTTGGAACGGTTTCCAGTGCCGCGATTGAAGGAACTTACGTGATAGAAGTCGGACAGCTGAACGGAAGTGAGACCAGCCAGCTCGATGTCAAAATCACTCTGTTCACAGCAAGTGGAAGTACATCCACGATAACATCTATAACAGCCGGTTCTGCAACGCTCGGTAACATTAACTTCACCTGGACAGTTGCTTTTGATATAAACGACTTTGGTGGAGCATTGCCTTCAGGTGAAGTGGTTGACAGCGCTGTCGTCAGAGTTGAAGCTCTCAACACATCGAATTCTCAACTCGTCTTCCAAATTGGAGCTAACGAAGGACACAACATGGTAGCTGGTATTGACGATATGAGTTCTGGAGCTTTGGGACTGACAACGGCATCACTCGATGTGACTACACAAGATTCCGCTGAAAGATCTATAATGGTCATAGATGCAGCGATTCATAGGGTAAGCACAGCAAGGGCCGCATTGGGTGCTGTACAGAACAGACTCGAACACACGATTTCCAACCTCGGTGTTGCAGCAGAAAACCTGACCGCCGCAGAATCCAGAATCAGAGACGCAGACATGGCAAAAGAGATGATGGAATTCACGAAACAACAGATCTTGCTCCAGTCCAGTATGGCAATGCTCGCGCAGGCCAATACGCTGCCACAAAATGTCCTACAGCTCATGAGATAA
- a CDS encoding MFS transporter, with amino-acid sequence MKQLTEKDYRWNFIVNSLDMAFFSLGMTLGSIFTLFPVFAKNLGASNVEIGLIPAIANLGWGIPAIWGAKYAERSPRKLDLVLKVTMGERLPYLFMALISFYLAIPSPKLALYLSILMMGVATFTMGFLGPPWMSMIEKVIDPKRRGSFFAMGSGLGAILGIGGSVLAKHLLSSYPFPKNFGYVFMTSFVFFMVSFFFLILTREVPDCAVYENESMWSYIRNMKNVFIDKNFRNYLMDRILTSFMFASSGFVTVYILKKLSLSDDVAAVFTAIILASQGISSFLFGPLGDKKGHKLNLILSKVAYTSAVLLVVTCNSILEAYVAFALLGLVNTTNNVGSMAITLDFVSGKRKELYMGSLYFSIAPFSFVAPLVGGKIADIFGYDVLMILTAIIGAFGCFYVLKFISDPRKQSKLD; translated from the coding sequence ATGAAGCAACTCACAGAAAAAGACTATCGATGGAACTTCATAGTCAACTCTCTCGATATGGCTTTTTTCAGTCTCGGTATGACTCTGGGTTCCATCTTCACACTCTTTCCCGTCTTTGCAAAAAATCTTGGGGCATCGAATGTTGAAATCGGTCTCATTCCAGCCATCGCTAATTTGGGCTGGGGTATTCCTGCTATATGGGGAGCCAAATACGCCGAAAGGTCTCCTAGGAAATTAGATCTCGTTTTGAAAGTTACCATGGGAGAAAGACTCCCTTATCTCTTTATGGCACTAATAAGTTTTTACCTTGCAATTCCTTCACCGAAATTGGCCCTCTACCTTTCCATATTGATGATGGGAGTGGCAACTTTCACTATGGGGTTTCTTGGTCCTCCTTGGATGAGTATGATAGAGAAGGTCATCGATCCGAAAAGAAGAGGTTCTTTCTTTGCAATGGGAAGCGGCTTAGGTGCAATCCTAGGAATCGGTGGGTCCGTTCTTGCAAAACACCTACTTTCCAGTTACCCATTTCCTAAAAACTTTGGATACGTGTTTATGACATCGTTTGTATTTTTCATGGTGTCTTTCTTCTTTTTAATTCTCACGAGAGAAGTGCCCGATTGTGCTGTTTATGAAAATGAATCCATGTGGAGTTACATAAGAAACATGAAAAATGTTTTTATTGACAAAAATTTTAGAAATTACTTGATGGATAGAATTCTCACCAGCTTTATGTTCGCTTCCAGTGGTTTCGTAACAGTTTATATTTTGAAAAAGCTTTCTCTTTCAGACGATGTGGCAGCAGTTTTTACCGCTATCATACTTGCATCACAAGGAATATCATCTTTTCTGTTCGGTCCCCTCGGTGATAAAAAGGGACACAAACTCAATCTTATCCTGAGTAAGGTAGCCTATACCTCTGCTGTTCTTCTTGTGGTTACATGTAACAGTATCTTGGAGGCTTACGTTGCTTTTGCACTGTTGGGGCTCGTCAACACCACAAACAATGTGGGAAGTATGGCAATCACGTTGGATTTCGTTTCCGGTAAACGGAAGGAATTGTACATGGGATCCTTGTATTTTTCTATCGCCCCATTTTCTTTCGTTGCACCACTCGTGGGTGGGAAGATAGCGGATATTTTTGGATACGATGTGCTTATGATTCTCACTGCAATAATCGGTGCATTCGGTTGCTTTTACGTCTTAAAATTCATCTCGGATCCGAGAAAACAGAGCAAACTCGATTGA
- a CDS encoding glycosyltransferase family 4 protein, translating into MNIAILNHYASIPEMGSAETRHFELAKRFVSEGYNVDIYVGDFSHLLKKRWSEVYGWRFSKEGINFLVVKTRTYRKNSFDRFLSSYDYYRNGKHLILKGDYDVIIASSPHPFSWSLGWYYVKKKGKGKFFIEIRDVWPDDLLKFGSLSSFHPVAKLFDLMCRKYYPKADGLILLLPDLSKHFKRLKIQPRKHIFIPNGIDVKQFENPKRCVTVDDIFSKIPQGRVKVVYAGSIAPHKGIKEFLQTLKKVPKDLRNKFSFLFIGPSQPNYLEELKVISKDLSNVFFFDPVPKICVPYLLQKADFLLFTLSSAEMNDPAVSSYKVLDYMASGKPVLCVDIEGLPFKKTGGAIFFNKKNLTETLRTLLERDFSHLGLKNREFVEQERSWDPLYKKLKDFLFS; encoded by the coding sequence ATGAACATAGCGATACTAAACCACTATGCGAGTATTCCAGAAATGGGAAGTGCCGAGACGAGGCATTTTGAACTGGCAAAACGTTTTGTGAGCGAGGGTTACAACGTTGATATTTACGTTGGAGACTTTTCTCATCTTTTGAAAAAGAGATGGAGTGAGGTATACGGCTGGAGATTTTCCAAAGAGGGGATAAACTTCCTTGTTGTAAAGACGAGAACTTATCGTAAAAACTCTTTCGACAGATTCTTGTCCTCATACGATTATTACAGGAACGGGAAGCATCTCATTCTTAAAGGAGATTATGATGTGATCATTGCATCTTCACCACATCCATTCTCGTGGAGTTTGGGATGGTATTACGTAAAGAAGAAAGGAAAGGGAAAATTTTTCATCGAGATCAGAGACGTTTGGCCGGACGATCTTTTGAAATTTGGATCTTTATCATCTTTTCATCCTGTCGCAAAATTATTTGACCTTATGTGCAGAAAATATTATCCCAAAGCAGATGGTCTCATCCTTTTGCTCCCGGATCTTTCAAAACACTTTAAAAGACTGAAAATCCAACCTCGAAAACATATCTTCATTCCAAACGGAATCGATGTGAAACAATTCGAGAATCCAAAGCGATGTGTTACAGTAGATGATATCTTCTCCAAGATTCCTCAAGGAAGAGTAAAAGTTGTCTACGCAGGATCGATAGCCCCTCATAAGGGAATAAAGGAATTCCTTCAAACCTTGAAGAAAGTGCCCAAAGATCTGAGAAACAAATTTTCTTTTCTGTTCATAGGGCCATCCCAGCCGAACTATCTAGAGGAATTGAAGGTCATTTCGAAAGATTTGTCCAACGTTTTCTTCTTCGATCCTGTTCCAAAGATTTGTGTTCCTTATCTCCTTCAAAAAGCGGACTTCCTTCTTTTCACACTTTCTTCAGCTGAGATGAATGATCCTGCGGTGAGTTCTTACAAGGTTCTCGACTACATGGCTTCGGGGAAACCCGTTCTCTGTGTTGACATAGAAGGGCTCCCCTTCAAAAAAACGGGTGGTGCGATCTTCTTTAACAAGAAAAACCTCACCGAAACATTGAGAACCCTTCTTGAAAGAGACTTCTCTCATCTTGGTTTGAAGAATCGTGAGTTTGTAGAACAAGAAAGAAGTTGGGATCCCCTTTACAAAAAATTAAAGGATTTTCTCTTCTCTTGA
- a CDS encoding glycosyltransferase, with the protein MTVFDEIKRMIEKKEFSKAKKILERMEDDAEKYNTLGIICYYEGNIDEASNYFRKALELNPVHDDALFNYSKVLFEKGLHFESWRYLTRINRKTWEIFDMLGDTQLRQNNLAMALHYYHKAVELSNLSEMKNKYETLKNQLKKALRLAIFCLPRLDNFIKDIVSVLSEIYEVEVVVTTDGRQIADAYNRADIVWIEWANEMAIYITNNFPKNDKKVICRLHSYEALGNYPEKINWTNVDTVVLVADHIESILKAYHENVYKKIREKIKIIPNGVNLNRFKYTIHSPGFNIAVVANINYKKAPEMWLQVIGMLKKIDERYTLHVAGGFQDLRYLHYFKYLIDDAGLRKNVRLYGFVKNVNEFLEDKNYLLSTSIHESFGYNIAEAMARGIKPIIHNYAGSKKQWPKELVYNYIHEIPRILNQEYSSDEYRKHIELNYSLEKQIKTIYSILI; encoded by the coding sequence ATGACGGTTTTTGATGAAATAAAAAGGATGATCGAAAAAAAGGAATTTTCTAAAGCGAAAAAAATACTGGAAAGAATGGAAGATGATGCGGAAAAGTATAACACTTTGGGAATCATCTGTTACTACGAAGGAAACATCGACGAAGCTTCCAACTATTTCAGGAAAGCTCTAGAACTGAATCCGGTTCACGACGATGCTCTTTTCAATTACTCAAAAGTCCTGTTTGAAAAGGGACTTCACTTCGAATCATGGCGTTATCTGACGAGGATTAATCGAAAAACATGGGAAATTTTCGACATGCTTGGCGACACACAGCTGAGACAGAACAACCTAGCCATGGCGCTTCATTACTATCATAAAGCTGTGGAACTTTCTAATCTATCCGAAATGAAAAACAAGTATGAGACACTCAAAAATCAACTCAAGAAAGCCTTGAGACTTGCTATTTTCTGCCTACCCAGATTGGACAATTTCATAAAGGACATAGTAAGTGTGCTTTCAGAAATTTACGAAGTAGAGGTTGTTGTGACAACAGACGGAAGACAAATAGCAGATGCTTACAATCGAGCGGATATCGTTTGGATAGAATGGGCAAACGAAATGGCTATTTATATAACAAACAATTTTCCGAAAAACGATAAGAAAGTCATCTGTAGGCTCCACAGTTACGAAGCACTCGGTAATTACCCCGAGAAAATAAATTGGACCAACGTAGATACTGTGGTGTTGGTTGCCGACCACATAGAATCTATTTTAAAGGCTTATCATGAAAATGTGTACAAGAAGATAAGAGAGAAGATCAAAATAATACCAAATGGTGTCAATTTGAATCGATTTAAGTACACAATTCATTCTCCCGGTTTTAACATCGCAGTCGTGGCAAACATAAATTACAAAAAAGCTCCTGAGATGTGGCTTCAGGTTATAGGAATGTTGAAAAAGATCGATGAAAGGTATACTCTTCATGTTGCGGGTGGTTTTCAAGACTTACGTTATCTACACTATTTCAAGTACCTCATCGATGATGCCGGGTTGAGAAAAAACGTCAGATTGTACGGTTTTGTAAAGAATGTAAATGAATTCTTGGAGGACAAGAATTATCTCCTCTCAACGAGTATTCATGAAAGTTTTGGATACAATATAGCAGAAGCAATGGCAAGAGGTATAAAACCGATAATTCACAACTACGCCGGCTCGAAAAAACAGTGGCCAAAAGAGCTTGTGTACAATTACATACACGAAATACCGAGAATTTTGAATCAAGAGTATTCGTCGGATGAATACAGGAAACACATTGAGTTGAACTACTCGCTTGAAAAGCAGATAAAAACTATTTACAGTATTCTCATATAA